One genomic segment of Thalassospiraceae bacterium LMO-SO8 includes these proteins:
- a CDS encoding ABC transporter substrate-binding protein → MAKINIQFTLFSAFYSPLISTMSGGFLKAEGLEPNWSVSPPGKSAIDALLDGSADVVQSALSQGFTTLGKGETPKVKHFAQINEMDGFFVTGRAADPDFTWKKLEGADLVCFGGGQPRAMFMYACHKAGIDFSKINLITPGGAADIDKAFRDGLGDYVQQQGPFPQQLEKDGVGHVVAQVGPQIGPNGFSSLCATPEWLATDMAKAFMRAYKKTRVYMNETPAIEIAKAESSYFPEIDEDVLADCIATYQKLGCWTPHVEITKEAYAVTQDVFEHFGTLKERYPYEAVCCLPPETD, encoded by the coding sequence ATGGCCAAGATCAACATCCAATTCACCCTGTTCTCGGCGTTCTATTCGCCGCTCATTTCCACCATGTCCGGCGGCTTCCTCAAGGCCGAGGGCCTTGAGCCGAACTGGTCCGTGTCGCCGCCGGGCAAGTCGGCGATCGACGCCCTGCTCGACGGCTCCGCCGATGTGGTGCAATCGGCGCTGTCCCAAGGCTTCACGACGCTCGGCAAGGGCGAGACGCCCAAGGTCAAGCATTTCGCCCAGATCAACGAAATGGACGGCTTCTTCGTCACCGGGCGCGCGGCCGATCCCGATTTCACCTGGAAAAAGCTCGAAGGGGCCGACCTCGTCTGTTTCGGCGGCGGACAGCCGCGCGCCATGTTCATGTACGCCTGTCACAAGGCCGGCATCGATTTTTCCAAGATCAATCTGATCACCCCCGGGGGTGCGGCCGACATCGACAAGGCCTTCCGCGACGGCCTCGGCGACTATGTGCAGCAACAAGGCCCGTTCCCGCAGCAGTTGGAAAAGGACGGCGTCGGCCATGTCGTCGCCCAGGTCGGCCCGCAGATCGGCCCCAACGGCTTCTCCAGCCTGTGCGCCACGCCAGAATGGCTGGCGACGGACATGGCCAAGGCCTTCATGCGCGCCTACAAGAAAACCCGCGTCTACATGAACGAGACCCCGGCCATCGAGATCGCCAAGGCGGAAAGCTCTTATTTCCCCGAGATCGACGAAGACGTTCTGGCCGACTGCATCGCGACCTATCAGAAACTCGGATGCTGGACACCCCATGTCGAAATCACCAAGGAAGCCTACGCGGTGACCCAGGACGTGTTCGAACACTTCGGCACCCTGAAGGAACGCTATCCCTACGAGGCGGTGTGCTGCCTGCCGCCCGAGACCGATTGA
- a CDS encoding PAS domain S-box protein — MLEYFAPISYWVVTVLWLVILILYVVKLRQSKLVGGGIAVLLVILSIDAFRTVLENVYFGAFHNSRLGLLPASWAEVLGDPSLLLFPKGVNIAAGVLVLVLLIRHWLPRELREGEELRRKDAVLRSVFDNAAVGMVLHAADGSTRERVNDAFCNLVGYSQAELLNNPYEALTHPDDLLHSLELRRRLADGEVEVITMEKRYLHKDGHAVWGSVSSSVIRGDDGEVLNYVSFIQDISARKAAEQSLREATESAIEANRAKSQFLATMSHEFRTPLNAILGFSQLLGNEIFGPLGDKRYKGYADNIRDSGELMLALVNDVLDISTIEAGKRLLIMEPINLRVVIEDCVRTFATMAEDKAITVETDIAQDIPALTADRRAVVQITLNLLSNAIKFTDPGGRVTVNVTRIGDTLSLMVEDTGVGIPEGALATVTEPFTRSHSNPHLSQTGTGLGLSIVKSLTEAHDGTLTIDSTPGEGTLVTARFPLHPGGGDQPPLRAVSA, encoded by the coding sequence ATGTTGGAGTATTTCGCACCTATATCTTATTGGGTGGTGACCGTTCTGTGGCTGGTCATCCTCATTCTTTATGTGGTCAAGCTGCGTCAATCCAAGCTGGTGGGCGGCGGCATCGCGGTGTTGCTGGTCATCCTGTCGATCGACGCCTTCCGCACGGTGCTGGAAAACGTCTATTTCGGCGCCTTCCACAATTCGCGATTGGGCCTGCTGCCGGCAAGCTGGGCCGAAGTCCTAGGCGATCCATCGTTATTGCTGTTCCCCAAGGGCGTGAACATCGCCGCCGGCGTGTTGGTTCTGGTTCTGCTGATCCGCCACTGGCTGCCTCGGGAACTGCGCGAAGGCGAGGAACTGCGCCGCAAGGACGCGGTGCTGCGCAGCGTGTTCGACAACGCCGCCGTGGGCATGGTCCTGCACGCGGCCGACGGATCGACCCGCGAACGCGTCAACGACGCCTTCTGCAACCTTGTCGGATACTCGCAGGCCGAACTGCTGAACAACCCCTACGAGGCCCTGACCCACCCCGACGACCTGTTGCACAGCCTGGAACTGCGCCGGCGTCTCGCCGACGGCGAGGTCGAGGTCATCACCATGGAGAAACGCTACCTGCACAAGGACGGGCATGCGGTCTGGGGCAGTGTGTCGTCGTCGGTCATCCGCGGCGACGACGGCGAGGTTCTCAACTATGTCTCGTTCATCCAGGACATCTCGGCGCGCAAGGCCGCCGAACAATCACTGCGCGAGGCGACGGAAAGCGCGATCGAGGCCAACCGCGCGAAATCCCAGTTCCTGGCCACCATGAGCCACGAGTTCCGCACGCCGCTGAACGCGATTCTCGGTTTCAGCCAGCTTCTCGGCAACGAGATCTTCGGGCCGCTCGGCGACAAGCGCTACAAGGGATATGCCGACAACATCCGCGATTCCGGCGAACTGATGCTGGCGCTCGTCAACGACGTGCTGGATATCTCGACCATCGAGGCGGGCAAGCGGTTGCTGATCATGGAACCGATCAATCTGCGTGTCGTGATCGAGGACTGCGTGCGCACCTTCGCCACCATGGCCGAGGACAAGGCCATCACCGTCGAGACCGACATCGCACAGGATATCCCGGCGTTGACCGCCGACCGCCGCGCGGTGGTGCAAATCACCCTCAACCTCCTGTCCAACGCCATCAAGTTCACCGATCCCGGCGGCCGCGTCACCGTGAACGTGACACGGATCGGCGACACTCTGTCACTCATGGTCGAGGACACGGGAGTCGGCATTCCGGAAGGCGCGCTTGCGACGGTCACCGAACCCTTCACCCGCAGCCATTCCAACCCGCACCTGTCACAGACGGGCACCGGGCTGGGCCTGTCCATCGTCAAATCCCTGACCGAGGCCCATGACGGCACATTGACCATCGACAGCACGCCGGGCGAAGGGACCCTGGTCACCGCGCGGTTTCCGCTGCATCCGGGCGGCGGCGATCAGCCGCCGTTGCGCGCCGTTTCGGCCTGA
- a CDS encoding serine protease produces the protein MIDPLLFTSPRLFTFEHDRHLTNASGFFFARDDRLFLVTSRHVVHDAPSEHFPNRIEIEIHTNAGNLAESTGLSMLLYQDGKSIWRDGADGKGVVDIAVIEVDRAALPKTAVIQAFTPDHLVGSDEHVEIGSSLLVVGFPLGFHDTLHHLPVVRQAVVASSYGLRFQGEGYFLTDARTHRGTSGAPVVMRVGDGDLGVLPWKLLGVHSARLDIGTRDLKLDEALGLNCAWYADILMPLTEPKDNPV, from the coding sequence ATGATCGACCCCCTGCTGTTCACGTCCCCCCGTCTGTTCACCTTCGAGCATGACCGCCATCTGACCAACGCGAGCGGTTTTTTCTTCGCCCGCGACGACCGGCTGTTCCTGGTGACCAGCCGTCATGTCGTGCACGACGCGCCGAGTGAGCACTTCCCCAACCGCATCGAAATCGAAATTCACACCAACGCGGGCAACCTGGCCGAATCCACCGGCCTGTCGATGCTGTTGTACCAGGACGGCAAAAGCATTTGGCGCGACGGGGCCGACGGCAAAGGGGTCGTCGACATCGCCGTGATCGAGGTCGACCGCGCGGCGCTGCCCAAGACGGCGGTCATTCAGGCCTTTACCCCGGATCATCTGGTCGGCTCGGACGAGCACGTGGAAATCGGCAGTTCCCTGCTGGTGGTGGGCTTTCCCTTGGGCTTTCACGATACGCTGCACCATCTGCCCGTGGTTCGTCAGGCGGTCGTTGCGTCGTCCTACGGGCTGCGCTTTCAGGGCGAGGGCTATTTCCTGACCGACGCCCGCACCCATCGCGGGACCAGCGGTGCGCCGGTGGTCATGCGGGTCGGCGACGGCGACCTGGGCGTTCTGCCCTGGAAATTGCTGGGCGTTCATTCGGCCCGGCTCGACATCGGCACGCGCGATCTTAAGCTGGACGAAGCCCTGGGCCTCAACTGCGCCTGGTACGCCGATATCCTGATGCCCCTGACGGAACCGAAAGACAACCCGGTCTAA
- a CDS encoding trimeric intracellular cation channel family protein: MQSVLSLLDLLGVCVFAASGALVASRKEMDLVGFGLMACLTGVGGGTLRDLLLGRAVFWIADPKPIVICLTVATLLFFTAHVIQRRHALLLWADGLGIALYGVMGAELALQTGASPLIAIIMGMMTATFGGLIRDVVCHETPLILRKEVYATCAALAATVYVVLVGLDVPKEAAVAMGFTAGFALRALGIARGLSLPVYRPRPGREY, from the coding sequence ATGCAATCCGTCCTCTCCCTTCTCGATCTGCTCGGCGTCTGCGTGTTCGCGGCGTCCGGCGCGCTGGTCGCCAGCCGCAAGGAAATGGACCTTGTCGGCTTCGGCCTGATGGCCTGCCTGACCGGCGTCGGCGGCGGCACCCTGCGTGACCTGCTGCTGGGCCGCGCCGTGTTCTGGATCGCCGATCCCAAGCCCATCGTCATCTGTCTGACCGTCGCAACGCTGCTGTTCTTCACCGCCCATGTGATCCAGCGCCGCCATGCCCTGCTGCTCTGGGCCGACGGCCTGGGCATCGCGCTCTACGGCGTCATGGGGGCCGAACTGGCGCTTCAGACCGGAGCCAGCCCACTTATCGCCATCATCATGGGCATGATGACGGCGACCTTCGGCGGGCTGATCCGCGACGTGGTCTGCCACGAAACGCCGCTGATCCTGCGCAAGGAGGTCTACGCCACCTGCGCGGCGCTGGCGGCCACGGTCTATGTCGTGCTCGTTGGCCTCGACGTGCCCAAGGAAGCCGCCGTCGCCATGGGCTTCACGGCCGGCTTCGCGCTGCGCGCCCTGGGCATCGCCCGGGGCCTGTCTCTGCCCGTCTATCGGCCACGGCCGGGGCGGGAGTATTAA
- a CDS encoding glutathione S-transferase family protein → MPETFHLISAVTCPWVQRAVIMLRAKGVDFDVTYVNLRDKPDWFLELSPHGKVPVLKVDGEVLFESNAIAEYLDEVFEPRLHPADPVKRAKNRAWTDFLPTFAWGPGLNNLSYCESKDALAGALETARQRVARLEAAIAKERGNDGPYFNGPDMCLVDAAYAPFFQRFMLCEEHLKTGLLDDFPLVAAWVDALLATDAVTGSVPPEFPQAFDENLERRGALAWGLKTEARAAE, encoded by the coding sequence ATGCCGGAAACATTCCACCTGATCAGCGCCGTCACCTGCCCCTGGGTGCAGCGGGCCGTCATCATGCTGCGCGCCAAGGGCGTGGATTTCGACGTCACCTACGTGAACCTGCGCGACAAGCCGGACTGGTTCCTGGAGCTCTCGCCTCACGGTAAGGTGCCGGTGCTGAAGGTCGACGGCGAGGTTCTGTTCGAATCCAACGCCATCGCCGAATACCTGGACGAGGTGTTCGAACCCCGCCTGCACCCGGCAGACCCCGTCAAGCGGGCCAAGAACCGGGCCTGGACCGACTTCCTGCCGACCTTCGCCTGGGGCCCCGGGCTGAACAACCTGTCCTATTGCGAGTCCAAGGACGCCCTGGCCGGGGCGCTGGAAACAGCGCGCCAGCGGGTCGCCCGCCTGGAAGCCGCCATCGCCAAGGAACGCGGCAACGACGGCCCCTATTTCAACGGTCCCGACATGTGCCTGGTCGACGCCGCCTACGCCCCCTTCTTCCAGCGTTTCATGCTGTGCGAGGAACACCTGAAGACCGGGCTGCTGGACGATTTCCCCCTGGTCGCCGCTTGGGTCGATGCATTGCTCGCGACCGACGCCGTGACCGGGTCGGTTCCGCCGGAGTTTCCCCAAGCCTTCGACGAAAACCTGGAACGCCGGGGGGCGTTGGCCTGGGGGTTGAAGACAGAGGCCCGGGCGGCGGAGTAA
- a CDS encoding DUF1488 domain-containing protein — MSLNFPNVSRSFEAKRNRVRFWGYDSALEITFFVDSGLLARLCPDCGDGEAGLLKAFDTMIERIHDAARKAYKGNRERSDIFVLTEAQF; from the coding sequence ATGAGTCTGAATTTTCCCAACGTCAGCCGCAGTTTCGAGGCAAAGCGCAACCGAGTGCGGTTCTGGGGCTATGACAGCGCCCTGGAAATCACCTTTTTCGTGGACAGCGGCCTGCTGGCCAGGCTCTGCCCCGATTGCGGGGATGGCGAGGCCGGCCTTCTTAAGGCTTTTGACACCATGATCGAGCGCATTCATGACGCCGCGCGGAAGGCGTATAAAGGAAACCGCGAACGGTCCGACATTTTTGTCCTGACGGAGGCGCAGTTTTGA